A window of the Osmia lignaria lignaria isolate PbOS001 chromosome 2, iyOsmLign1, whole genome shotgun sequence genome harbors these coding sequences:
- the LOC117608496 gene encoding cyclin-dependent kinase 20 produces the protein MDRYVITGKIGEGAQGVVLKAYDTETENNVALKKLFLKNIENGISTSIIREIKILQQLKHVNVIELLNAFPTGLEFVMVFEYMPTGLWEIIRDNEISLTSTQVKTYTKMILEGIAYIHGKDIIHRDLKPANLLINEEGILKIADFGLGRLAWKNESKPYSHQIATRWYRAPELLYGARYYTSAIDMWSVGCIFGELLNKSPLFPGETDIEQLAIVLRHLGSPTSETWPELNLLPDYNKITFPYHKGVTWENIIEDAELEAIDLISKILIYNSSKRLTASEALNHVYFHVKPYVSLENIIKPSANHRNQIKQKEVNVNVQATTLFKKLLTII, from the exons ATGGACAGATACGTAATTACTGGAAAAATTGGAGAAGGAGCACAGGGTGTAGTTTTGAAAGCATACGATACAGAAACAGAAAATAATGTAGCATTAAAgaagttatttttaaaaaatattgaaaatggtATATCAACCTCTATTAtcagagaaataaaaattttgcagCAATTAAAACATGTTAAT GTTATAGAATTATTGAATGCTTTTCCTACTGGATTAGAGTTTGTAATGGTTTTTGAGTACATGCCAACAGGTTTATGGGAGATAATAAGAGACAATGAAATATCATTGACTTCAACTCAAGTAAAAACTTATACAAAAATGATTTTGGAGGGTATTGCCTATATACATGGCAAAGATATAATACATAGG GATTTGAAGCCagctaatttattaataaatgaagaaGGTATTCTGAAAATTGCTGATTTTGGTTTAGGGAGGCTAGCATGGAAAAATGAATCAAAACCTTATTCTCATCAAATTGCTACTAGATGGTATAGAGCACCTGAATTATTATATGGAGCTAGATATTATACATCTGCAATTGATATGTGGTCTGTTGGTTGCATTTTTGGTGAATTGCTTAACAAGTCACCATTATTTCCA GGAGAAACAGATATTGAACAACTGGCAATAGTTTTAAGGCATCTAGGATCACCTACATCAGAAACATGGCCAGAATTAAATTTATTGCCTGActataataaaattacatttccatATCATAAAGGGGTAACATgggaaaatattatagaagatgcTGAACTAGAAGCTATTGATCTTATTAGTAAAATTCTTATTTATAATTCATCAAAACGTTTAACTGCTAGTGAA gcATTGAATCACGTGTATTTTCATGTTAAACCTTATGTTTCtctagaaaatatcataaaaccgtCAGCTAATCACCGTAatcaaataaaacaaaaagaggTCAATGTAAATGTACAAGCTACTACGCTTTTTAAAAAGTTACTAaccattatataa
- the mRpL37 gene encoding mitochondrial ribosomal protein L37, which yields MKFTQVLYKIHIGKAIRYLWQHQRERPIIYNPVHKVLGSMGITVEDALKVVTPPKHTPYVIEIDTISNTVKNWEDKKCVVFEDHNVLQEGISQACLLTNTLQIDDQLPQKVKELITDIPADVNNSVKRIVCTSTIYDPEQVKLPIIKDPERPAWVFPRRYGISSTRKMHNLSKKFLQLCESLNGLNIAQYRSIVHNGLCCVGIDRERDFIQFSLKMDLMMTSTIPLSPVADVNTHPELHMPDLYPLHHCIGLRKSDICKYEMFPINIKSPIVTNIHTIFINYDPEEVKNLTELPVTEDQIYARSLMKSFTAAAGFARQKFGTEVKELPEPVVVQCVQSDGQKFHFSVYQLNTLDLDNENIRNFWWSEPFINLYELADYEDARPCLQGYNNAVFKRFLAFYQNK from the exons ATGAAGTTTACAcaagtattatataaaatacatatagGAAAAGCAATAAGATATCTATGGCAACATCAACGAGAAAGACCTATAATTTATAATCCTGTTCACAAAGTATTGGGTTCTATGGGTATTACAGTAGAAGATGCTTTAAAAGTAGTAACACCACCAAAGCATACTCCCTATGTAATTGAAAT AGATACAATTTCAAACACAGTTAAAAACTGGGAGGATAAAAAATGTGTAGTATTCGAAGATCATAATGTTTTACAAGAAGGTATATCACAAGCATGTTTGCTGACAAATACATTACAAATTGATGATCAATTACCACAGAAAGTGAAGGAATTAATTACAGACATTCCAGCTGATGTAAATAATTCTGTGAAGAg AATTGTTTGTACATCCACTATATATGATCCTGAACAAGTAAAATTACCAATAATAAAGGATCCTGAAAGACCTGCTTGGGTGTTTCCTAGAAGATATGGTATATCTAGCACAAGAAAAAT GCATAATTTGTCCAAGAAATTTTTACAGCTTTGTGAATCATTAAATGGACTAAATATTGCACAATACCGTTCTATAGTACATAATGGACTCTGTTGTGTGGGCATAG ataGGGAACGTGATTTTATCCAATTCTCTTTAAAAATGGATTTGATGATGACATCTACAATACCTTTATCACCAGTAGCAGATGTAAATACTCATCCTGAACTTCATATGCCTGATCTTTATCCATTACATCATTGTATTGGTTTACGAAAATCAGACATTTGTAAATACGAGATGTTCC CAATCAATATAAAATCACCAATAGTCACCAATATACATACTATTTTTATAAACTATGATCCAGAAGAAGTTAAAAATTTAACCGAATTACCAGTTACTGAAGACCAAATTTATGCACGTTCGTTGATGAAATCATTCACTGCAGCGGCTGGTTTTGCTCGCCAAAAGTTTGGAACAGAAGTAAAAGAATTGCCAGAACCTGTCGTTGTACAGTGCGTTCAGTCAGATGGACAAAAGTTTCACTTTTCCGTGTACCAACTTAATACTTTAGATTTGGATAATGAAAATATCAGGAATTTCTGGTGGTCAGAGCCATTCATAAATCTGTACGAATTAGCTGATTATGAAGATGCACGACCTTGTCTACAAGGTTATAACAATGCAGTTTTTAAAAGATTCCTTGCATTTTATCAAAATAAGTAA
- the Su(dx) gene encoding suppressor of deltex has protein sequence MSHFEEAVDVASSGFHQLSITIEGAVLRSSTFLKPNPYIEFSVDDKSPRKTEVSKSTYHPKWNEEFTVLVTPYSQLHFRLLDHSTFRKDTLIGEKKINLSQVLSHYNGKLENMEVIFDLMSENKHDSQLCKVGELITVFDGLRINMSNTPSLGINEPQVQTQYMSFDGVTNNDTVSNSSILNGGIRARMRLHGVKHVSSSNYHGLTNSNYNSGSDQTSVNKDNEQIEPVASNSLSNGHAVSPMDKAVSLPGRYTVSLPDGRQISRIDHTPSGVAEGRVGACAEQFSKISVSDGRNIPQIEQTTVHPGAHGISRSDQIAATNMDICSHNRTEQSTSAERNSRIEQSVTPLSDNCGAMRSDQSTIPLVDECILSRIDQPRSTVLTDNQGNSQTEQSVVFTVPDGSNLEQPTLYLMAGNHEIVCLDQSATLPTSEPRRISHIDQSATSTSATHSNPRIMQRVASLTGQTNNVIPSQPAQPGSSIILAEVDHTNHSEEPLPPGWEMRYDIYGRRYYVDHNTRSTSWERPQPLPPGWEVRRDPRGRIYYVDHNTRSTTWQRPNTERLQHFQHWQGERQHVVQQGNQRFLYSQSYGNPAAIPGPSTSTVDDDDVLGPLPAGWERRKQPEGRVYYVNHKNRTTQWEDPRTQGQETGIDEPPLPDGWEIRLTEDGVRYFVDHNTRTTTFQDPRPGAPKGPKGIYRVPRAYERSFRWKLSQFRFLCQTNAVPNHMKISVNRQTLFEDSYHQIMNAEAFALRRRLYIIFKGEEGLDYGGVSREWFFLLSHEVLNPMYCLFEYANKSNYSLQINPASYVNPDHLQYFKFIGRFIAMALYHGRFIYSGFTMPFYKRMLNKKLIMKDIESIDPEFYKSLVWIKENNIDECGLELYYSVDFEILGQVIHHELKEGGDKIRVVEDNKEEYIRLMTEWRMTRGIEDQTKAFLEGFNSVVPLEWLKYFDERELELMLCGMQEIDVEDWQRNTIYRHYTRNSKQILWFWQFVTRTDSEKRARLLQFVTGTCRVPVGGFAELMGSNGPQRFCIEKVGKDTWLPRSHTCFNRLDLPPYKSYDQLVEKLNYAIEETEGFGQE, from the exons atgTCTCATTTTGAAGAAGCTGTTGATGTAGCATCATCTGGTTTTCACCAACTAAGTATTACAA TTGAAGGTGCTGTATTAAGAAGTTCAACATTTTTAAAACCTAATCCTTACATAGAATTTTCTGTTGATGATAAAAGTCCTAGAAAAACAGAAGTTTCAAAGTCCACATATCATCCAAAATGGAATGAGGAATTTACAGTACTTGTGACTCCATATTCTCAGTTACACTTTCGTTTATTGGATCATAGCACATTTCGGAAAGACACGCTAataggagagaaaaaaattaatctcTCTCAAGTGTTATCTCATTACaatggaaaattagaaaatatggaAGTAATCTTTGATTTAATGAGTGAAAATAAACATGATTCTCAGCTATGTAAGGTCGGAGAATTGATTACAGTATTTGATGGTTTAAGAATTAATATGTCAAATACACCATCATTAGGTATTAATGAACCACAAGTTCAAACACAATATATGTCTTTTGATG gtgTTACAAACAATGATACTGTTAGTAACAGTAGCATTCTTAATGGAGGAATCCGTGCTCGTATGAGATTACACGGAGTTAAACACGTCTCATCGTCTAATTATCATGGATTAACAAATTCTAACTATAATAGTGGAAGTGATCAAACTAGTGTTAATAAGGATAATGAACAAATTGAACCAGTAGCATCGAATTCATTATCAAATGGACATGCAGTATCACCTATGGATAAAGCTGTTAGTTTACCAGGTCGTTACACGGTATCTCTACCGGACGGACGTCAGATATCTCGAATAGATCATACGCCAAGCGGTGTAGCCGAAGGAAGGGTCGGTGCATGTGCCGAACAGTTTTCAAAGATTTCTGTCTCAGATGGTCGTAATATTCCACAAATTGAACAAACAACGGTACACCCTGGAGCACATGGAATTTCTAGATCAGATCAAATAGCTGCAACCAACATGGATATCTGTTCACATAATAGAACAGAACAGTCTACTTCTGCCGAACGCAATTCACGAATAGAACAATCCGTAACGCCGCTTTCAGATAATTGTGGAGCTATGAGATCAGATCAATCCACTATTCCGCTAGTAGATGAATGTATACTTTCTAGAATAGATCAACCTAGAAGTACCGTTTTAACAGATAATCAAGGAAATTCTCAAACAGAACAATCAGTGGTATTTACAGTACCAGATGGTTCTAATTTAGAGCAACCTACGTTGTATCTCATGGCAGGTAATCACGAAATCGTATGTTTAGACCAATCTGCAACATTACCCACATCTGAACCACGTCGAATTTCTCACATTGATCAGTCTGCAACTTCTACGTCAGCTACTCATTCCAATCCTCGTATTATGCAACGTGTTGCTTCGTTAACAGGACAAACTAATAACGTAATACCTAGTCAGCCAGCTCAGCCTGGCTCTTCAATAATACTTGCCGAAGTTGACCATACAAATCACTCTGAAGAACCTTTACCTCCCGGCTGGGAAATGAGATACGATATTTATGGAAGAAG ATATTATGTGGACCATAATACTCGAAGTACTTCCTGGGAAAGACCTCAACCTTTGCCACCGGGATGGGAAGTTCGTCGCGATCCAAGGGGTAGAATTTACTATGTAGATCATAATACACGAAGCACAACGTGGCAGAGACCAAACACGGAAAGATTACAACATTTTCAACACTGGCAAGGTGAAAGACAACACGTGGTACAACAAGGTAACCAACGGTTCCTTTATTCTCAA AGCTATGGAAATCCAGCAGCTATACCAGGGCCCTCAACATCTACAGTCGACGATGATGATGTTTTGGGACCATTACCTGCTGGTTGGGAAAGACGCAAACAACCAGAAGGAAGGGTTTATTATGTAAATCATAAAAATCGTACCACCCAGTGGGAAGATCCAAGAACTCAAGGACAAGAAACCGGAATCGACGAACCGCCATTACCGGATGGTTGGGAAATTCGATTAACCGAGGATGGAGTTCGATACTTTGTGGATCACAATACAAGAACAACTACGTTTCAGGATCCAAGGCCTGGTGCACCTAAAGG CCCAAAGGGTATTTATCGTGTACCAAGAGCATACGAGAGGTCATTCCGATGGAAGTTATCGCAATTTCGTTTTTTATGCCAAACGAATGCAGTGCCAAACCATATGAAAATTAGCGTTAATCGACAAACGTTATTTGAAGATTCTTATCATCAAATAATGAATGCCGAAGCTTTTGCGTTAAGACGCAGattatacataatatttaaaGGTGAAGAGGGATTGGATTATGGAGGTGTGTCCAG aGAGTGGTTTTTCTTATTGAGCCATGAAGTATTAAATCCGATGTACTGCCTGTTTGAATACGCTAATAAAAGTAATTACAGTTTACAAATCAATCCGGCATCTTATGTCAATCCTGATCACTtacagtattttaaatttattgggAGGTTTATAGCAATG GCCCTGTATCATGGACGATTTATTTACAGTGGATTTACTATGCCGTTTTATAAACGTATGTTaaacaagaaattaattatgaaagataTAGAGTCTATTGATCCCGAATTCTACAAATCTCTTGTGTGGATAAAAGAGAATAATATTGATGAATGTGGCCTTGAATTGTATTATAGTgttgattttgaaattcttgGTCAAGTAATACATCATGAATTAAAAGAAGGCGGTGATAAAATCAGGGTCGTcgaagataataaagaagaatatATTAG GTTGATGACTGAATGGAGAATGACAAGAGGTATAGAGGACCAAACTAAAGCATTTTTGGAAGGCTTTAATTCAGTTGTACCATTAGAATGGTTAAAATATTTTGATGAACGTGAATTAGAATTGATGCTTTGTGGTATGCAGGAAATAGATGTAGAAGACTGGCAACGTAATACAATTTATAGGCATTACACACGAAATAGCAAACAAATTTTATGGTTTTGGCAG TTTGTAACAAGAACAGATAGTGAAAAACGAGCTCGGCTTCTACAATTTGTAACAGGTACCTGCCGAGTACCTGTTGGAGGATTTGCAGAATTAATGG GGAGTAATGGTCCCCAACGATTTTGTatagaaaaagtaggaaaagatACGTGGTTACCTAGATCACATACATGCTTCAATAGATTAGATTTGCCACCATATAAAAGCTATGACCAGTTAGTAGAAAAGTTAAATTACGCAATTGAGGAAACAGAGGGTTTTGGTcaagaataa